One Pyrus communis chromosome 4, drPyrComm1.1, whole genome shotgun sequence genomic region harbors:
- the LOC137732241 gene encoding phosphate transporter PHO1 homolog 3-like produces MKFGKEFSVQMVPEWRVAYMDYGYLKSLLKELQLSKHRNNPDSLAAASTPHSQARKRRLALYRTFSGLTKSRHAQQPSSPSSTFGGVDIESQAILVHSVNENDSESYQTTFLMAAEEGGVQELEYFKKLDNEFNKVDKFYRSKVDEVMKEAAVLNKQMDALIAFQIKVENPQRMFDWSGEMTRLASDVATSTAALAAASPHGARASRRVHAMDAIEERWSNSSCDEEKDDKKSGDVEMEVMKKSEGRRGTRPAPLDILDRVTMNHTVETPCSTIKGFLNVAPQTELKFSRVNLNKVEEQLRGAFVVFYQKLRLLKSYGFLNTLAFSKIMKKYDKVASRDASKSYMNMVDNSHLGSSDEVTKFMERVETTFIKHFSNSNRRKGMAVLRPKSKVERHRITFAMGCFAGCTAALILALVLVTRARKIMDKSGRSQYMENMFPLYSLFGFIILHMLMYAGNIYFWRRFRVNYSFIFGFKQGTELGYREVLLLSFGVAVLALASVLSSLDMEMDPKTKDYKELTELLPLFLLLLLIVILLCPFNIIYRSSRYFSFELKTVKFNSVTLPDFFLADQLTSQVEAFRSLQFYICYYGWGDYKVRETTCRSSDVFKIFSFLVACIPFGSRLLQCIRRLVDEKDPMQGYNGLKFFLIIVSVSMRIAHTLTDDVNWKVLAGIFSIVAAIFATYWDLVVDWGLLQRRSKNRWLRDKLLVPYKSVYFIAMVLNVLLRFSWLQTVLKFNVSFMHRQTMITVVVSLEIIRRGIWNFFRLENEHLNNVGKYRAFKSVPLPFNYDEDHGKHL; encoded by the exons ATGAAGTTTGGGAAGGAATTTTCGGTACAGATGGTGCCGGAATGGAGAGTTGCATACATGGATTACGGGTACTTAAAATCCCTCTTAAAAGAACTCCAACTCTCCAAGCATAGAAACAACCCCGATTCACTGGCCGCCGCTTCCACGCCCCACAGTCAAGCCCGAAAGCGGAGGCTCGCGTTGTACAGAACCTTCAGCGGTCTGACAAAAAGCAGGCACGCCCAACAGCCCAGCAGCCCGTCTTCCACCTTTGGTGGTGTCGACATCGAGAGCCAGGCCATTCTTGTTCACTCTGTCAACGAAAACGACTCCGAGAGCTACCAGACGACGTTTCTGATGGCGGCGGAGGAAGGCGGTGTTCAGGAGCTGGAGTACTTCAAGAAGCTCGACAATGAGTTTAATAAAGTTGACAAGTTTTATAGGTCGAAGGTTGACGAGGTGATGAAGGAAGCTGCAGTTCTGAACAAGCAAATGGACGCTTTGATTGCGTTTCAGATCAAAGTGGAGAACCCTCAGAGAATGTTTGATTGGTCGGGGGAGATGACTCGCCTTGCTTCCGATGTTGCCACGTCTACCGCTGCATTGGCTGCCGCCAGCCCACACGGTGCCAGAGCAAGCA GGCGGGTACATGCTATGGATGCGATTGAAGAGCGCTGGTCAAACAGTTCGtgtgatgaagaaaaagatgacAAAAAGAGTGGAGACGTTGAGATGGAAGTGATGAAGAAGTCGGAGGGCAGGAGAGGCACTAGGCCTGCGCCACTGGATATACTAGACCGTGTGACAATGAATCACACGGTTGAGACGCCGTGTTCCACCATCAAAGGCTTCCTCAACGTGGCTCCGCAAACGGAGCTCAAGTTCAGCAGGGTTAATCTCAACAAAGTTGAAGAACAGCTGAGGGGAGCTTTCGTTGTATTTTACCAGAAGCTTCGGCTTCTGAAGAGCTACGG ATTTTTGAATACGTTGGCTTTCTCGAAGATAATGAAGAAATACGATAAGGTGGCTTCGAGAGATGCATCAAAATCTTACATGAACATGGTGGATAACTCGCACCTTGGCAGCTCCGACGAG GTTACCAAGTTTATGGAGAGGGTTGAAACTACATTCATCAAGCATTTCTCGAACTCAAATCGCCGAAAAGGAATGGCAGTCTTGAGGCCAAAATCGAAGGTGGAAAGACACAGGATAACATTCGCAATGG GTTGCTTTGCTGGCTGCACAGCTGCTCTCATATTGGCCCTTGTTTTGGTCACTCGTGCTCGAAAGATTATGGATAAGTCGGGGAGAAGTCAATACATGGAAAACATGTTCCCCCTATACAG CTTGTTCGGATTCATTATTCTGCACATGCTTATGTATGCCGGAAATATATACTTTTGGCGGCGGTTCAGAGTCAATTACTCTTTCATATTCGGTTTCAAGCAAGGAACCGAGCTGGGATACAGAGAGGTCCTCCTTCTGAGTTTTGGTGTGGCAGTGCTAGCACTAGCATCTGTGCTCTCAAGTCTTGACATGGAGATGGACCCGAAAACCAAAGATTACAAAGAGCTAACCGAACTTCTCCCACTCTTCTTGCTCCTG CTTCTGATTGTGATATTATTATGCCCCTTCAACATCATATATCGCTCGAGTCGCTACTTCTCCTTCGAGTTAAAAACTGTAAAATTTAACTCG GTCACACTGCCGGATTTCTTCTTGGCAGATCAGTTAACTAGCCAGGTGGAAGCCTTTAGAAGTCTGCAATTCTACATTTGCTATTATGGCTGGGGAGACTACAAGGTCAGAGAAACAACTTGCAGATCAAGTGACgtcttcaaaattttcagtttCCTCGTTGCGTGCATTCCATTTGGGTCCCGCCTCCTTCAGTGCATCCGTCGCTTGGTTGACGAGAAAGATCCGATGCAAGGTTACAATGGACTGAAGTTTTTCTTAATCATAGTATCAGTTAGCATGAGGATAGCCCACACACTTACCGACGACGTGAATTGGAAAGTTCTTGCTGGGATTTTCTCAATCGTTGCAGCCATATTTGCAACATATTGGGATCTTGTTGTAGACTGGGGACTTCTGCAACGCCGCTCCAAGAACCGATGGTTGAGAGACAAACTCTTGGTCCCTTACAAAAGCGTGTACTTCATAGCGATG GTGTTGAATGTGCTGCTGAGATTTTCCTGGCTGCAGACAGTTCTGAAATTCAATGTCTCCTTCATGCATAGACAGACAATGATCACGGTTGTGGTGAGCTTGGAGATAATTCGTCGAGGCATATGGAATTTTTTCCGGTTGGAGAATGAGCATCTGAACAATGTCGGAAAGTACAGAGCATTCAAGTCAGTGCCACTGCCCTTCAACTATGATGAAGACCATGGCAAACATTTGTAG
- the LOC137730692 gene encoding galactoside 2-alpha-L-fucosyltransferase-like — protein sequence MYIYDALVPTVQEPQMADQIKTSSVAGTKGADHVILFLLPRPPSLLQQQPSGVLTSISTLMVFLPFFVNLCIVLRNPPPERINGFADARIIGTLVPNDTKREYDSKDKLQDGLIAPGFDEASCLSRYQSNLYRKVSPQKPSSHLLSRLRSYEHLHKKCGPHTKPYNKTLEQLKSSSNPSSTSADSSEECKYVVWISYSGLGNKILTISSAFLYALLSNRVLLVDPGTDMADLFCEPFPENSWLLPNDFPLKDQFVTLDQKSPHCHGNILKKKNNTKNTSPESVTSFLYLHLVHNNDDQDKLFFCDEEQIPIEKVPWLVMRTNIYFVPSLFLMPSFEQELEKLFPEKETVFHLLGKYLFHPSNHVWGMITRYYQAYLANADERIGIQVRTFEPGPSPFPHVMNQIYACVFKEKLLPLVERKKPIVTASSGMPKLKSVLITSLTSGYSEDVRNMYWEHPTVNGDTIGVFQPSHEEHQQTDKNLHDRKAWVEMYLLSLCDMLVTSAQSTFGYVAQGLGGLKPWILYKPENRTTPDPPCGRVKSMEPCSHAPPFYDCKAKKKVDTGAILPHVRHCEDVAWGLQLVESH from the exons ATGTACATTTATGACGCGTTGGTTCCAACAGTACAGGAACCTCAAATGGCCGACCAAATCAAAACCAGCAGCGTTGCGGGAACCAAGGGGGCAGACCACGTGATTCTTTTCCTCCTGCCGAGGCCGCCGAGTCTTCTGCAGCAACAGCCTTCTGGAGTCCTGACTTCCATATCCA CCCTCATGGTCTTTCTTCCGTTTTTCGTCAACCTCTGTATTGTTCTTCGAAACCCGCCTCCTGAACGAATCAACGGCTTCGCCGACGCCAGAATCATCGGAACACTCGTTCCAAATGACACGAAACGGG AGTATGATTCCAAAGATAAGCTACAAGATGGACTGATTGCTCCTGGATTTGATGAAGCCTCTTGCTTGAGCAGATATCAATCCAATTTATACAGAAAAGTTTCACCACAAAAACCATCTTCTCATCTTCTCTCCAGACTGAGAAGTTATGAACATCTCCACAAGAAATGTGGACCCCACACCAAACCCTACAACAAAACCCTAGAACAACTCAAGTCCAGCAGTAACCCTAGCAGCACTAGCGCTGATAGTTCAGAAGAGTGCAAGTATGTGGTTTGGATATCTTACAGTGGCTTGGGGAACAAGATACTGACCATATCCTCAGCCTTCCTCTATGCCCTGCTCTCTAACAGAGTCCTTCTTGTCGACCCTGGAACGGACATGGCTGACCTCTTCTGTGAGCCCTTCCCTGAAAACTCATGGCTGTTGCCTAATGACTTCCCCTTAAAAGATCAATTCGTCACACTTGATCAGAAATCTCCCCATTGTCATGGGAACATtttgaaaaagaagaacaaCACTAAGAACACTTCACCAGAATCAGTCACATCTTTTCTGTATCTCCATCTGGTTCATAATAATGATGATCAAGACAAACTTTTTTTCTGTGATGAAGAGCAAATTCCTATTGAGAAAGTGCCATGGTTGGTAATGAGAACAAACATCTACTTTGTTCCATCGCTTTTCTTGATGCCATCTTTCGAGCAAGAACTCGAAAAGCTCTTCCCCGAAAAGGAAACTGTTTTCCACCTCTTGGGTAAGTATCTTTTCCACCCTTCAAATCATGTATGGGGGATGATCACAAGGTACTACCAAGCTTACTTAGCAAATGCAGATGAGAGGATTGGGATTCAAGTTCGAACTTTTGAGCCGGGGCCTAGTCCCTTTCCGCATGTGATGAACCAAATTTATGCGTGTGTTTTCAAGGAGAAACTACTGCCTCTGGTAGAAAGGAAGAAACCAATCGTCACAGCTTCATCGGGGATGCCGAAACTGAAGTCGGTTTTAATTACTTCTTTGACCTCAGGGTATTCTGAGGATGTGAGGAACATGTACTGGGAACATCCAACTGTGAATGGGGACACAATCGGGGTTTTCCAGCCTAGTCACGAAGAGCATCAGCAGACAGATAAGAATCTGCACGACCGGAAAGCTTGGGTAGAAATGTATCTGCTCAGTCTCTGTGATATGTTGGTCACAAGTGCACAGTCAACTTTCGGGTACGTGGCTCAAGGTCTTGGAGGTCTAAAACCATGGATTCTGTACAAGCCGGAGAATCGAACGACGCCGGATCCGCCTTGTGGTCGGGTCAAGTCGATGGAGCCTTGCTCTCATGCTCCCCCATTTTATGACTGCAAGGCAAAGAAAAAAGTGGATACGGGTGCAATTTTGCCTCATGTGAGACACTGTGAGGATGTGGCATGGGGACTTCAGCTAGTTGAGAGTCATTAA